The DNA window GAGCAATTACAAAAGCCAGGATCAGAAATAGTAGTCCTAAGATGCGCTGTGCCAGAGGAGAACTAGCAAATTGCCAGCGTGGACGAATCACTTTTTCGCATTTTTGCAGATAATGCAGAATTTTATTGATAACTTTCTCAAAATCTTTGCGTTTAAAGGAGCGATTTGCGATCCATTTTGGTAGCCAAGGCTGGGAAAAACCTAACACTAACTGTGCTGATACAATCATTAAAGGTATGCCAATAATCGCAGAAACTCCAGCAACAGGTAGTGGCAGTGCTTCTGGTAACGCACAAATAAATATTAAGGGAGCAAAAGCCCGATTATTCAACTCACTGAGCAAATCTCTCAGATAAATACGCTCTCCTGTGTGTTTTTGTAAGAAATCCTGTAGTAATTTTGAAGTTTGTAATTTTGTTCGTAATGGGGATGAGGTAGGCATAGTCTAGGAACGAAGTTTAGCTAGTACTTATCATCAATACATTCATTGCTGCTTCCAACTCTACGTGCAACACTCAGTGGAGAGAAAAATAACAGCATGACAAGAACGATGTTTAAAGGATACTTTCCCTGTCAAAATGTAAGATAGCTTTCGGCTGAAGGCTTACTGCTTGCACTTCCCAGATAGCGATGTATTCCAATGAACATTAAAACAGTTGCGACTACACCTTTTTTAGACCAGAAACCAGGTACTTCCGGTGTGCGAAAATTAGTTTCTGCGTTTAAGCAACCCCACTATCTCGAAAATTTCATTCAATCGACTTTTGATAGTATCGAAGATTACCAGGGGCAAACCATGATTTTGGGCGGTGATGGTCGCTACTATAATCGGCAGGCGATTCAAACCATCCTGAAAATGGCTGCTGCCAATGGTGTTGAGCGGGTAAAAGTTGGTCGTGGAGGTATCTTATCTACGCCGGCAACTTCCTGTGTGATTCGTAAGTATAACGCTTTTGGTGGTATAATTTTGTCTGCTAGCCATAACCCTGGCGGGCCAGATGGAGATTTTGGGGTCAAATATAATACTAGTAATGGCGGCCCCGCACCGGAGAAGGTGACGGCAGCAATTTTTGAAAGAAGCAAAGTCATAGATAAGTATAAAATTTTGGAAGCCCCTGATGTAAATTTAGATACTTTAGGTGAATCTAAATTAGGGGAGATGGTGGTGGAAGTCATTGACTCTGTACAAGACTACGAAAAATTAATGGAGTCAATATTTGACTTTGGGCTAATCCGTGAAATGCTTACTAGTGGAAAGTTTCGGATGTGCATAGATTCAATGCACGCAGTTACTGGCCCCTATGCCCATGCTTTATTTGAGCAGAGACTAGGCGCACCTGAAGGCACAGTAAAAAATGGTACACCACTAGAAGATTTTGGTAGTGGACACCCCGATCCAAATTTGGTTTACGCTCACGATTTAGTAGAGATACTTTTTGGGGAAAATCCTCCCGACTTTGGTGCTGCTTCTGATGGCGATGGCGATCGCAATATGATTTTGGGACGCAAATTTTTTGTCACACCGAGCGATAGTTTAGCAGTTCTAGCAGCTAATGCTACCTTAGTTCCAGGTTACAAAGATGGCATAGCGGGAGTGGCGCGTTCTATGCCCACTAGTCAAGCCGTTGATCGAGTTGCTGCTAGTTTGGGTATCGATTGCTACGAAACACCAACGGGGTGGAAGTTCTTTGGTAACTTGTTAGATGCGGGTAAAATCACTCTTTGTGGAGAAGAAAGCTTTGGTACTGGTTCCAACCATATCCGTGAAAAGGATGGATTGTGGGCAGTATTATTTTGGCTGAATATCCTCGCAGTCAAACAACAACCCGTCGAACAACTGATGCGGGAACATTGGCAAAAATATGGTCGCAATTACTACTCGCGTCATGACTACGAAGCCGTAGATAGCGATCGCGCTAACCAATTGATTACCAAACTGCGTGATCAAATTCCTACTCTCAAAGGGAAAAAATTTGGCGATCGCGAGGTAGAGTACAGCGATGATTTTAGCTATACCGATCCAGTAGATGGTAGTGTGAGTAAAAATCAGGGTATCCGGATTGGATTTACCGATGGTTCTCGCATTGTCTATCGCCTCTCTGGCACTGGTACTCAAGGCGCGACGCTGCGAATTTATTTAGAAAGCTATGAACCCGATCCAAGCAAGCACGATCTCGATCCACAGCAAAGTCTTGCAGACTTAATAGCGATCGCAGATGAAGTTGCTCAGGTACGCGCACTCACAGGCATGGAAAAACCAACTGTGATTACTTGAAGCTTAATCGACTTCTAGTGTCACGTTAATATTTATACCAGGGTGCGTTATGGACATTAGTCCTAACGCACTGAAAATCTTATACCGTGGTTACGCTTCGCTAACACACGCTACAAAATACAAAACTGGCTACTGTAGGCTTTTCATACTTTTTCTGCAACTTTCGATGCTCCAGCTTGTGCTTGTGGATTGCGAGTATACCAGTATGCCCAGGCAATCAATACTGCTTGGAAGGGTAGCCTTACTAAATAAAGCAACTGACTGTGGGGAATTCCCTCCACTTTAATATTGTGCAAAGTCATGTAAATATTGGCAGGAAACACCCCGATAAACAAAGCGATTAATCCCCATGCTGCTGCCACACTCACAAATGGAATCATTAAACCAATACCACCTAAAATCTCAAAAACACCACTGATGTAGACAGACACAAAGGGTGGAAACGGCGGCGGTACAATACGGGCGTATTGCTCTGGTCTAATAAAATGAGTGATACCGACGATGATGATAGAAACGGCAAGAACACCACGGAGGATTTCTTTGCGGTGATGATCTAATTGAGGCACAAAAGACATAGCAAACATAAGCAACACTAGATAAATAGTAGATATTGCTGTGCTAGCCTACTTCTATCCAAAGTTAGTCCACCGGAAAGGTAATTTATCTTTTTAATTTGCCTAACACTTCCACTGCTTTAGCAAATTGGGGATCTGCTAGGGTGCCGATTTTATCTCGTTCTTGAAGCCATAAATTTTGTCGCTGTTTATCGTTCAAATCCACAGCTATATCGGGAAGAATTCCTTGCTTGTTAATATCTCTACCACTGGGAGTATGATATTTCGCAATTGTCACTGTCAATCCTGAACCATCGTCTAGGGAACGTACTGATTGCACTAAACCTTTACCGAATGTTTTACTGCCAACCAAAACAGCACGTTTATTGTCTTGTAAAGCACCAGAAACAATTTCACTGGCACTGGCACTACCTTGATCCACCAATATAACCAGGGGTTTATTTGTCAAAGCGCGTCCGTTTGCCACTTCTCGTTCGACTTCACCTTGCCTGTCAATCATGGAGACGATCGCACCTTGATTAAGCCACATTCTAGCAATTTCCACGCTAGAGGAGAATAATCCACCAGGATTATTTCGTAAATCCAGAATATAGCCAGTTACTTGTTTACTTTCTAAGTTTTTAATTGCGTCTCGCACTTCTTTAGTAGCATTTGCACTAAACTGTTTGAGACGAATATAGCCAATACTCCCTACCGGAGATTGCTTTTGGGAAAACTCTACAGGATGAATTTCAATACGCGCCCGTGTAATTGTAAATTTTTTTTGTTGCCCATTGCGCAAGATTGTCAGGTTAACCTTAGTTCCTGGTTCACCTCGAATTAAGGATACAGCTTGATCGGTATCCATTCCCCGTGTGCTTTTACCGTTAATGTTGAGGATAATATCTTTTGCTAAAATCCCAACTTTAAAAGCAGGTGTATCCTCAATAGGAGCAATCACAATTAGTTGTTTGGTTTTATCATCCAAACCAATCTGAATACCGATACCTGTCAATTCACCAGAAGTTTCCGTTTGCAAATTCTTGAACTCCTGTGGATCCATAAATCGGGTGTATGGATCATTTAGCTTTTTGAGCATTTCTCGGATGGACTTATAAGCTTCCTGTTTGCTGTTGTAAGATTTGCTTAAGTACTCACGACGAACAGCTTGCCAATTTAGTCGATTAAAACTACTGTCTATGTACTGACGGTAAATAATTTGCCAAACTTCATCTATTAATTCTTTAGGCGATCGCTTTAATAACCTGGAATTGGAGACGTTTTGTGTAAGTTGAAGTTGTTGAAGAGAAATTGGCTGTGCTAGTTGCGCTGATTGTGCTGAGGCAAGTGTTTGAGAATTTTTAGTAAAAATATTGTACGTATTGCCTTGGCAATCTATTTTTGCCTCAGAACTAGTCTTGGTTCCATCAATGTGAACTGTTAGCCCCTGAGCAATACTATCTGGGGTTGCTCGTGAAGCGATCGCCATTTCAATTTGTAGCAATGGTAACGTAAAAGTACCTATCAGGCCAACAATTGCATGAAAGCGGGATGAAAGAGTCATAAATACAACAGCTTTACCAAGGTTGTCAAAAAGTATCTGTATCCATCTAGCTAATTTAGGAAGATGGGTAACAGTTACTTTTTTTCTTTTCTAGATATTGTAGGAATTTTTTTCATATCTGCAACTAAGCGATCGCGTAGCGTACACATCTCTACCTCAATAGCCCGTGAAGACAAAATTCTTTTGCTGCGCAATCCGCCTAAATACATCCATCACAAGTGGTGATAAAGTCTTGTGGGATTTTACATCCAGATTATATATAATATGCAATCACCCATGATGTTGAACTTTTTTTAGTGTCTGTACGCTCTGGATGGTTTGTATATTTGTGGTTGAATACAAGTATTTATTTTTTAATTTGATAACGGATGAGATTTCTAACTTCTTCTATAGGTAAGTTCAATACTTGAGCAATCCTTACCTCTAATAGGTTTATCTCAGTCAATGGAAGCATAAACTCTAAATTGGTTAAAGGATCATTAGCAGTTTTAACTACTACAGAACTAAATCCTTGTTCTTGATTAACTTCAGCTTTAATGACTTTTAAATTAACTGGAATTTCTATTTTTAATTGACTTGGAGATTTAAGTTTTTTGATTTGAGGATCAAAACCCAATTTTTGAGCGATCGCTAATTCATAAGAATTATAATTAGAGTTAAGAAATTCAAACTCTAATTTTTTAATTATCGAATTTCCTGTTTTAATTTCAACTTGAGTAACTTTCTCTTCTTTTTCAATTTCGATAGCAACAATTTTAAAATTTAATTTTAGATGTGCCTGCGGCAGTTGATCTGCTTGTAACTTGTTGAAAGTTCTGTAAGGAAGACTCAACAATTGTTTTGTTACTAAATCACTAGTCACCCAAAAAACAATTCCTACTAAAAGTAGAGGTAATAAAAATAATAAAAATGGCAAGCGTTGGTAAGACATAATCTGTAACCTTTAAATAATTTAACAATAATCATTCGACTTTTACGTACAAATTTAATAGTCTTTAAAACTGTCTAGGGATAGAGTATCTCCGCCACATTAATCCATCTAAAATATAAAACAAAGTCTTTCTTGTGGAAGACATTAATGATATTTTGACTTTTATACTATGAAATAAAAGACTATCACTTTTACTGCAAAGGCTTACCTCTAATGTTTTATGCGAATATTACTGGTAGAAGATGACTTGGAACAGTTGGAGCCATTACAGGGTATCCTATCTGAAGCTGGATATATTGTAGATGCAGCAGAAGATGGAGAAATTGCTCAATGGCTAATTTCTCAAAAAGAATATGACCTGTTAATTTTAGACTGGATGTTACCAACAATTAGCGGGTTGAGTCTTTGCCGTCAATATCGTCTCTCTGGTAAAACTGCACCAGTGTTGATGCTAACTGCTAAAGACACTACGCCGGATAAAGTCATGGGTTTAGATGCGGGAGCAGATGACTATGTGGTTAAACCCGCCGACTTGATCGAACTACTGGCGAGGGTGCGTGCTCTAGGGCGTAGATCTCCAAATTGGCAAGGAGATACTCTTTGCATATCAGATCTACAGCTACGGCTGGCTAACTTGAGTGTAGAACGTGGTCAAAAAAAAATAGAATTATCTCCTCGTGAAGCGCAACTGCTAGAATATTTAATGCGTCACCCCAATCAAGTTTTAACTCGCAACCAAATGGAAGAAGCTTTGTGGGAATGGGGTATGGAGCCAGAAAGTAATGCCCTAACTGTGTTAGTACGCAAGTTGCGGCACCGCTTGCAGTTAGTAGGTGCAGAAGATTGGATCAAAACAGTATATGGTATGGGTTATCGCTTCCGTCCACCTGAATATTGAGAGTGGGAGAATAGGGGCGGGGGAGAGTACCAAACCACCAACCATTAACTATTAACTATTAACCAAGAACTAATAACTAATGACTCTTAACTAAATATGTTTAATCGTAGCCGTCGTAATCTTGCAAGTTGGTTCACTCTCGCAATGGGGAGTATCCTAATTATATTTGCGGCGGTAGTTTATTATCTAGAAGTTATAGATCAGTTGGAGGAACTGGATCGATTACTCTACAAAAAAACCATCGTTATGGCAGCAAATGTAAAGTCAGAACTGTACAAAGGTGAGCAACAGGTAGACTTAGAACATGTACCATTGTTGGGAAGTAGAGTACAACCATTGCCAGATAGCCAGCTGGTGTATGCACGTTGGTACGATGATAAAAAGCAACTGGTGCAATTTTTCGGTGTGGCTCCTCATGATCGCCTATTAGTGCCAGGTGGGTTTGATACTATCAAGACTGATAACAAGCAAATATGGCTGCGTCAAGTAACATTACCTGTTTACCAAGATAATTTATTAATTGGTTATTTACAGGTGGCGATGCCAATGACTTCCACAGAAAATGCTTTGGCAAGCTTCCGTTTGGTACTGGCAATTTCTGTACCTATCACTTTAGGTGTGATTGCACTGACTGGTTGGTGGTTAGGAGGTATGGCAATGCAACCAATTTACCGTAGCTACGAGCATTTACAACGGTTTACGGCTGACGCTTCTCATGAATTGCGATCGCCTCTATCAGCTATTATCAGCAATGCCCAGTATGGTTTACTGTCTAAATCTAGCGATCCCCAGACACAGCGTCAGCGTTTTCAAAAGATTTTTGATACTGGTAAGTCGATGAGTAGTTTGGTAAATAATCTGCTGTTTCTTGCCCGTTATCAAGGCAGATTACCCAATGAATCTTTGCAAGAAGTCGATTTAACTAGCTTACTGAAGCTAATAATTGATGAATATGGCACACAACCAGAAGCACAACATATCAGTTTAATTTCTAAGTTACCTATCA is part of the Chlorogloeopsis sp. ULAP01 genome and encodes:
- the rppA gene encoding two-component system response regulator RppA — protein: MRILLVEDDLEQLEPLQGILSEAGYIVDAAEDGEIAQWLISQKEYDLLILDWMLPTISGLSLCRQYRLSGKTAPVLMLTAKDTTPDKVMGLDAGADDYVVKPADLIELLARVRALGRRSPNWQGDTLCISDLQLRLANLSVERGQKKIELSPREAQLLEYLMRHPNQVLTRNQMEEALWEWGMEPESNALTVLVRKLRHRLQLVGAEDWIKTVYGMGYRFRPPEY
- a CDS encoding alpha-D-glucose phosphate-specific phosphoglucomutase codes for the protein MNIKTVATTPFLDQKPGTSGVRKLVSAFKQPHYLENFIQSTFDSIEDYQGQTMILGGDGRYYNRQAIQTILKMAAANGVERVKVGRGGILSTPATSCVIRKYNAFGGIILSASHNPGGPDGDFGVKYNTSNGGPAPEKVTAAIFERSKVIDKYKILEAPDVNLDTLGESKLGEMVVEVIDSVQDYEKLMESIFDFGLIREMLTSGKFRMCIDSMHAVTGPYAHALFEQRLGAPEGTVKNGTPLEDFGSGHPDPNLVYAHDLVEILFGENPPDFGAASDGDGDRNMILGRKFFVTPSDSLAVLAANATLVPGYKDGIAGVARSMPTSQAVDRVAASLGIDCYETPTGWKFFGNLLDAGKITLCGEESFGTGSNHIREKDGLWAVLFWLNILAVKQQPVEQLMREHWQKYGRNYYSRHDYEAVDSDRANQLITKLRDQIPTLKGKKFGDREVEYSDDFSYTDPVDGSVSKNQGIRIGFTDGSRIVYRLSGTGTQGATLRIYLESYEPDPSKHDLDPQQSLADLIAIADEVAQVRALTGMEKPTVIT
- a CDS encoding DoxX family protein gives rise to the protein MSFVPQLDHHRKEILRGVLAVSIIIVGITHFIRPEQYARIVPPPFPPFVSVYISGVFEILGGIGLMIPFVSVAAAWGLIALFIGVFPANIYMTLHNIKVEGIPHSQLLYLVRLPFQAVLIAWAYWYTRNPQAQAGASKVAEKV
- the ctpC gene encoding carboxyl-terminal processing protease CtpC, with product MTLSSRFHAIVGLIGTFTLPLLQIEMAIASRATPDSIAQGLTVHIDGTKTSSEAKIDCQGNTYNIFTKNSQTLASAQSAQLAQPISLQQLQLTQNVSNSRLLKRSPKELIDEVWQIIYRQYIDSSFNRLNWQAVRREYLSKSYNSKQEAYKSIREMLKKLNDPYTRFMDPQEFKNLQTETSGELTGIGIQIGLDDKTKQLIVIAPIEDTPAFKVGILAKDIILNINGKSTRGMDTDQAVSLIRGEPGTKVNLTILRNGQQKKFTITRARIEIHPVEFSQKQSPVGSIGYIRLKQFSANATKEVRDAIKNLESKQVTGYILDLRNNPGGLFSSSVEIARMWLNQGAIVSMIDRQGEVEREVANGRALTNKPLVILVDQGSASASEIVSGALQDNKRAVLVGSKTFGKGLVQSVRSLDDGSGLTVTIAKYHTPSGRDINKQGILPDIAVDLNDKQRQNLWLQERDKIGTLADPQFAKAVEVLGKLKR
- a CDS encoding exopolysaccharide biosynthesis protein; the protein is MPTSSPLRTKLQTSKLLQDFLQKHTGERIYLRDLLSELNNRAFAPLIFICALPEALPLPVAGVSAIIGIPLMIVSAQLVLGFSQPWLPKWIANRSFKRKDFEKVINKILHYLQKCEKVIRPRWQFASSPLAQRILGLLFLILAFVIALPIPFGNLPPAVTIVIMSLGIIEQDGVVIVLGVLAACAVLVIMTSAIAALLSALLVHLR
- a CDS encoding ATP-binding protein, producing the protein MFNRSRRNLASWFTLAMGSILIIFAAVVYYLEVIDQLEELDRLLYKKTIVMAANVKSELYKGEQQVDLEHVPLLGSRVQPLPDSQLVYARWYDDKKQLVQFFGVAPHDRLLVPGGFDTIKTDNKQIWLRQVTLPVYQDNLLIGYLQVAMPMTSTENALASFRLVLAISVPITLGVIALTGWWLGGMAMQPIYRSYEHLQRFTADASHELRSPLSAIISNAQYGLLSKSSDPQTQRQRFQKIFDTGKSMSSLVNNLLFLARYQGRLPNESLQEVDLTSLLKLIIDEYGTQPEAQHISLISKLPISSVDVLGDKLLLHQAVVNLLSNACKYTPCGGQVQLQLHTQSRWAVIQVTDNGIGIPKADLPYIFERFYRVDKKRSRKTGGFGLGLAITQQIIQSHSGEISVKSSVGKGSTFQLILPLASKGLSIKC